Proteins encoded within one genomic window of Oryza sativa Japonica Group plastid, complete genome:
- the rpoB gene encoding RNA polymerase beta subunit (one of four subunits of the minimal PEP RNA polymerase catalytic core), which translates to MLRNGNEGMSTIPGFSQIQFEGFCRFINQGLAEELEKFPTIKDPDHEISFQLFAKGYQLLEPSIKERDAVYESLTYSSELYVSARLIFGFDVQKQTISIGNIPIMNSLGTFIINGIYRIVINQILLSPGIYYRSELDHKGISIYTGTIISDWGGRSELAIDKKERIWARVSRKQKISILVLSSAMGSNLKEILDNVSYPEIFLSFPNAKEKKRIESKEKAILEFYQQFACVGGDLVFSESLCEELQKKFFQQKCELGRIGRRNMNRRLNLDIPQNSTFLLPRDVLAATDHLIGMKFETGILDDDDMNHLKNKRIRSVADLLQDQFGLALGRLQHAVQKTIRRVFIRQSKPTPQTLVTPTSTSILLITTYETFFGTYPLSQVFDQTNPLTQTVHGRKVSCLGPGGLTGRTASFRSRDIHPSHYGRICPIDTSEGINVGLTGSLAIHARIDHWWGSVESPFYEISEKAKKKKERQVVYLSPNRDEYYMIAAGNSLSLNRGIQEEQVVPARYRQEFLTIAWEQIHVRSIFPFQYFSIGGSLIPFIEHNDANRALMSSNMQRQAVPLSRSEKCIVGTGLERQTALDSRVSVIAEREGKIISTNSHKILLSSSGKTISIPLVTHRRSNKNTCMHQKPRVPRGKSIKKGQILAEGAATVGGELALGKNVLVAYMPWEGYNFEDAVLISERLVYEDIYTSFHIRKYEIQTDTTSQGSAEKITKEIPHLEEHLLRNLDRNGVVKLGSWVETGDILVGKLTPQIASESSYIAEAGLLRAIFGLEVSTSKETSLKLPIGGRGRVIDVKWIQRDPLDIMVRVYILQKREIKVGDKVAGRHGNKGIISKILPRQDMPYLQDGTPVDMVFNPLGVPSRMNVGQIFESSLGLAGDLLKKHYRIAPFDERYEQEASRKLVFSELYEASKQTKNPWVFEPEYPGKSRIFDGRTGDPFEQPVLIGKSYILKLIHQVDEKIHGRSTGPYSLVTQQPVRGRAKQGGQRIGEMEVWALEGFGVAHILQEILTYKSDHLIARQEILNATIWGKRVPNHEDPPESFRVLVRELRSLALELNHFLVSQKNFQVNREEV; encoded by the coding sequence ATGCTCCGGAATGGAAATGAGGGAATGTCCACAATACCCGGATTTAGTCAGATCCAATTCGAGGGATTTTGTAGGTTCATTAATCAAGGCTTGGCAGAAGAACTTGAGAAGTTTCCAACAATTAAAGATCCAGATCACGAAATTTCATTTCAATTATTTGCGAAAGGATATCAATTGCTAGAACCTTCGATAAAAGAAAGGGATGCTGTGTATGAATCACTCACCTATTCTTCCGAATTATACGTATCCGCGCGATTAATTTTTGGTTTCGATGTGCAAAAGCAAACCATTTCTATTGGAAACATTCCTATAATGAATTCCTTAGGAACCTTTATAATAAATGGAATATACCGAATTGTGATCAATCAAATATTGCTAAGTCCTGGTATTTACTACCGCTCGGAATTAGACCATAAAGGAATTTCTATCTACACCGGGACTATAATATCAGATTGGGGAGGAAGATCGGAATTAGCAATTGATAAAAAAGAAAGGATATGGGCTCGCGTGAGTAGAAAACAAAAGATATCTATTCTAGTTCTATCATCAGCTATGGGTTCAAATCTAAAAGAAATTCTAGATAATGTTTCCTACCCTGAAATTTTCTTGTCTTTCCCTAATGCTAAGGAGAAGAAGAGGATTGAGTCAAAAGAAAAAGCTATTTTGGAGTTTTATCAACAATTTGCTTGTGTAGGTGGGGACCTGGTATTTTCGGAATCCTTATGTGAGGAATTACAAAAGAAATTTTTTCAACAAAAATGTGAATTAGGAAGGATTGGTCGACGAAATATGAATCGAAGACTGAATCTTGATATACCTCAGAACAGCACCTTCTTGTTACCGCGAGATGTATTGGCCGCTACGGATCATTTGATTGGAATGAAATTTGAAACGGGTATACTTGACGATGACGATATGAATCACTTGAAAAATAAACGTATTCGTTCGGTTGCGGATCTGTTACAAGATCAATTCGGACTGGCTCTTGGTCGTTTACAACATGCGGTTCAAAAAACTATCCGTAGAGTATTCATACGTCAATCAAAACCGACTCCACAAACTTTGGTAACTCCAACTTCAACCTCGATTTTATTAATAACTACTTACGAGACCTTCTTTGGTACATATCCCTTATCTCAAGTTTTTGATCAAACCAATCCATTGACACAAACGGTTCATGGGCGAAAAGTGAGTTGTTTGGGTCCTGGAGGATTGACGGGGAGAACTGCAAGTTTTCGGAGCCGAGATATCCATCCGAGTCACTATGGGCGTATTTGTCCAATTGACACGTCCGAAGGAATCAACGTTGGACTTACTGGATCTTTAGCTATTCATGCGAGAATTGATCATTGGTGGGGATCCGTAGAGAGTCCTTTTTATGAAATATCTGAGAAAGCAAAGAAAAAAAAAGAGAGACAGGTGGTTTATTTATCACCAAATAGAGATGAGTATTATATGATAGCAGCAGGAAATTCTTTGTCCTTGAATCGGGGTATTCAGGAAGAACAGGTTGTTCCAGCTAGATACCGTCAAGAATTCCTGACTATTGCATGGGAACAGATTCATGTTAGAAGTATTTTTCCTTTCCAATATTTTTCTATTGGGGGTTCTCTCATTCCTTTTATTGAGCATAATGATGCGAATCGAGCTTTAATGAGTTCTAATATGCAGCGCCAAGCAGTTCCGCTTTCTCGGTCCGAGAAGTGCATTGTTGGAACTGGATTGGAACGCCAAACAGCTCTAGATTCGAGGGTTTCTGTTATAGCCGAACGCGAGGGAAAGATCATTTCTACTAATAGTCACAAGATCCTTTTATCAAGTAGTGGGAAGACTATAAGTATTCCTTTAGTTACCCATCGGCGCTCTAACAAAAATACTTGTATGCACCAAAAACCTCGGGTTCCGCGGGGTAAATCCATTAAAAAAGGACAAATTTTAGCGGAGGGGGCTGCTACGGTTGGTGGGGAACTTGCTTTAGGAAAAAACGTATTAGTAGCTTATATGCCATGGGAAGGTTACAATTTTGAAGACGCAGTATTAATTAGCGAACGTTTGGTATATGAGGATATTTATACTTCTTTTCACATCCGAAAATATGAAATTCAGACGGATACAACAAGCCAAGGCTCCGCTGAAAAAATCACTAAAGAAATACCACATCTAGAAGAACATTTACTCCGCAATTTGGACAGAAATGGAGTTGTGAAGTTGGGGTCCTGGGTAGAAACAGGCGATATTTTAGTAGGTAAATTAACGCCTCAGATAGCGAGCGAATCGTCCTATATCGCGGAAGCTGGATTATTACGGGCCATATTTGGTCTTGAGGTATCCACTTCAAAAGAAACTTCTCTCAAACTACCGATAGGTGGAAGAGGACGCGTTATCGATGTGAAATGGATCCAGAGGGATCCCCTCGACATAATGGTTCGTGTATATATTTTACAAAAACGCGAAATCAAAGTTGGGGATAAAGTAGCCGGAAGACACGGGAATAAGGGGATCATTTCCAAAATTTTGCCTAGGCAAGATATGCCCTATTTGCAAGATGGAACGCCTGTTGATATGGTTTTCAATCCCTTAGGAGTACCCTCCCGAATGAATGTGGGACAAATATTTGAAAGCTCGCTCGGATTAGCAGGGGATCTGCTAAAGAAACATTATAGAATAGCACCCTTTGATGAGAGATATGAGCAAGAGGCTTCAAGAAAACTTGTGTTTTCAGAATTATATGAAGCCAGTAAACAAACAAAAAATCCGTGGGTATTTGAACCCGAGTACCCGGGAAAAAGCAGAATATTTGATGGAAGAACAGGAGACCCCTTCGAACAGCCTGTTCTAATAGGGAAGTCCTATATCTTAAAATTAATTCATCAAGTTGATGAGAAAATCCACGGACGCTCTACTGGGCCCTATTCACTTGTTACACAACAACCCGTTAGAGGAAGAGCCAAGCAAGGGGGACAACGAATAGGAGAAATGGAAGTTTGGGCTTTAGAAGGATTTGGTGTTGCTCATATTTTACAAGAGATACTTACTTATAAATCTGATCATCTTATAGCTCGCCAAGAAATACTTAACGCTACGATCTGGGGAAAACGAGTACCTAATCACGAGGATCCTCCAGAATCTTTTCGAGTGCTTGTTCGAGAACTACGATCTTTGGCTCTAGAACTGAACCATTTCCTTGTATCTCAGAAGAACTTCCAGGTTAATAGGGAAGAAGTTTGA